tatgttaagaggaagaccggttgtacccattctacgtcccggcacagttggattatgtagagtattattggtgacaataccatccgagatgtgatttgttgtgatgtgttgtattacatgatggcatgagaatttaaatgtttttcattattctgctcactaggctctagtagctcacacctttccctaatcctccagaattgcaggtacgggctagacagagaagtcaagaagagtaaagtcttgtgtttgtaatagatagaaagtggatatgataaattgtaagatgatgtaaagttgaatagtcatgttatgtataatgatattgagaattagaagttgtgcttgactctatgggtattgttatcccctttattacatgatctcagatgttttatgatgtatatgtcaaccaactcaacacatgttatgccacccattgggggcatggatgagatcccacagaggggtcaatgtttatagttatgtttatgttcagttcatgtacaggttgagtttggtgcatGAGAAaatgtataaaagaaaagttttaatttttatgtatattgttgattatgtatgggattaaacaggttttcaggttatgtcaggcttgctacgggtcccggtggccttaagccgatctggattctaacgccggtagcggtccgatttttcgggtcgttacaaagagaaatatatttttcatattttgaaatttgtattaaaatttttatatataaattcattaataaattttattttttaaattaaaattaaataataaaaaataaattattttatgaaaaatattttctatatataaattattttccataAATCAACAgagttttaataaattaatatatgaaaatCTGTCtaccaaaatatatttttttataaaattcaccTACCGTTTttgtcattttttaattttaattataaaagctTCAACtcaataaatattgaaattatctCGATCCAATATCATAATTTATAAACATCTCACACGGATAACCCTTTCCTTATAAGATTTGATATCAATTGCAATTTTTCGTCTAAACTGactcaaataacttttgaacgCATTTGTTATATGATCCAAAATGATTaatccaaattatttaatagttttttatctattatatataatttaatctgtTATATTCTGCCGACGTGGGATTATTTCTCGAGCAGGCAGCTGAATTCAGCCGATTGTTACAGTGAACGTTGATGCTGCAACACATGTGGCCATGAATGAAAAGGGATTTGGTTTTCTGATTCGGGACGAGGATGGTAGATTTCTTGCAGCTAAGAATAGTCGGTTGCCTGGAAATTTTACGCCCAAAATTACTAAAGCATTAGCGATTAAGGAGGTTTTGAGTTGGCTGGAAAGCAGGAATTGGAGACGGTTGGTTAGAGAAAGTGATTGTCAGCCGGTCATTTTAGCATTACAGAACCCTAATTATGAAGATTTAATGCCTTTTGgtggaaaatattaaaaagatcaAGGAAAGGTTTGCAAGTAGATTGTGAATGGAGTGCTGTATTTCGCAATGTGAATGAAGCAGCCATTTGATGGCTCCAGCCAGTAGAGACACTAGTCAAATTGGGGAATTGATGCTTCAACCCCCTGTTTTTATAAGGCATGTATGTATATTTAGAAATTACATATTAGTACTTAGCTCTCCCCATAATTTGAAATTTCTTctttaataacaataattattaCTCTAAAATAAGTGAACCTATTATAGATGTGATTATTCCATGCCTATATCTTAAAGATGATATGAAGTGGGAACCACGAAGAGATGACGTTTTCTTCTAGATGTTAAGCCATAATCCTCAGTCATGTCCAGGTCTTCATTCTTCATTCCCTTAGGAAGTTTCCAGTCAAAATGGTAGAGCAATTGAGCCAGTGGTAGCTCAATATTAGCCATAGCAAACGCTATGCCTGGACATATTCTCCTTCCAGATCCAAATGGGATAAATTCGAAATCTGTTCCCTTGTAATTAATTGAACTATCAAGAAATCTTTCTGGGTAAAATTTTTCAGCTTCAGTCCAATGCTTGGGATCTCTGCCGATGGCCCATGCATTGATAGTTACTTTAGTCTTGACAGGAATATGGTATCCGTTAATCTCAACGTTTGTTCTACTCTCTCTTGGGATCAGAGGAACTGGAGGGTGCAGCCTCAGGGTTTCTTTGATGATACAGTTCAGGAATTTTAACTCGTGAAGGCCGTCTTCATCTACTTTTCCTTTGTCTCTGAACAAATATCTTACCTCAGTTTGTGCCCTTCTCAATATTCTTGGGTTTCTCAGCATTTCAGAAATCGCCCATTCCATAGTTGCTGACGATGTATCGCTTCCTGCACTGAACAGATCCTGGAAATTGATACTGACTTCAGTTTCACTTCAGGAAAAAGGAAAAtgcaatgagaaaaaaaaacataCTAGTTACCAAAATGactgttttaatgattttgtcAGAAATAGGAAACTCAAGGTCAGCATGCTCTTGAAGCTTGAGAAGGACGTCGACTGTATCTTCTTCCATCTCATTCCCATTTTTGTTCCTGTGCtcttttatgatgtttccaAGTATCCGATCTGCTATTCCATGCAGCTTCTCAAGTTTAGGCCTTAGTCCAGTTGCCTTCTGAAGCAATTTGATTGAAGGGTACATATCTGCAACAGAGAAACCTGATGCTAGCTCGAAAACTTTCTTGATAACTTTCATGAATTGTTCTTGATCCTTGTATTTTTTCCCAAAGGCAGCTCTTGAAACCATGCCATATGTTAATGAGAAGATCAAGTCACTCACATTGATTGGTGACCCTTCATGCGAGGATATAGCTTTGATGAGATTCTCCAcctcctcttccctgatccatCTAAACGACTGGACACGCTTTGTACTCAGAAGTTCCACCATGCAAATTTTTCGCAGCTGCCTCCAGTAGCCACCGTATGGAGAAAAGACGATGTCTGTACAATCATAAGTAATGATTTCAGGCGCAAGAAAAGAAGATCTTTGAGCGAAATCGATGTCATGAGTTTTCAGAATTTGTTTGGCAATATCTGGTGAGGAAACTACTACGGTGGATACTTCTCCAAGCTTTAAGTGCATCAATGGTCCATATTTCATGGCCAACCTTGCAAGGGATCGATGAGGTAACGTATCTAAAAGCTGGTGCATATTTCCAATGACAGGCAGCTTCCATGGTCCTGGAGGCAACTTTTGGGATGAGGGCTTAGCTCTCCTTTTCATTGccatgaaaaagaagaagaagaagaagatgaaaggGAAAACAAAGAGTACATGGAGTGAAGTGAACTGAAGCTCACCCatgaataaatgaatttaaTGTCAATCACTAAGAAGATGGAATTGTTTTCACCTCTTTCCGAGCTCTACTATATATTATCTTCCATATATATATGAAACCGACATTGGCAAAGAAAAATCGTATGGACCAGAACcaaggaaagaaaatcctcGTCCATCATCCAATGGAAAGAAAAAGCTGCTTCAAAGACTttgaaaaatgttttaaagATAGAAGGAATAAACGACGACAACTATCTTGATTTGATGCTTATCATAAATATGCAAACACACGTTGTATGGAATGAcctgttttctttctttcttttttttttttaatttataatatattttttgagattttatcaaaattcattatttaatcatttcattttaataaaaaaaaaatagtccttaaacctgttaacaaaataatatttttattaaaatttacttttagagtataataatttattttataaataaattaaaattaaatttattaatatttgacCGGTTAAAATTTACCTATCTATTTATTGATATTCAAAAGTACCATAGACATATTTTTCGTAAACTgacttattaatttaattataagttattaaaatatgataattatttcaataatttcCTATAACTTATCATTTTTCTTTCCACCTCTCTTAATTTTTCCActtttaagataaaattttgaagttcattggtaatttcaaaaaaaaaaaaattcctctcatatattataaatattgatttaaaatttattaaaaatttataattttaaaaatatgcatTATTTGATTACTAGTTAATTGGtaattttcttctctcttttattttttaccatATATTCTTCATTTTCAATTTTACTAATTAGTGAAGTTtcctaaattataaaaattaaatagtaatttttttcttaaatataattctattaaaataataaaagaattttcaattacttaattataaataacctataagaaaagaaaaagaaatattatatttattgcaTGTTCAGTTGCTGGTTCTTTATGTATCTTTCTTAAAgaagttattaaaaaaaaaaaaaagaaattaaccattaaatttaaaattttataaattcctTTAACATTTAATGTTTATAAACTTAACTTGTTACAAAATTTTACCTCattcttcttttaattttaattaaatttattttaagtttaaattttaattaaaaaataaataaatgatcgAAACTGAAAAATCCTCCGTCACCTTCCATACCCATAAAACTCTGAACCTCTTTTGCGTAAACAACCATGACGCTCCTATCGCACTCCCATCTCTAAACCTTAATTTCCTCTTCTTAGCATAACATTTTAAAAtctcaaaaaatatttaatataatttttaaaattataaaattaattatttaatttcttatatcacaaatatcaaataattttattttttatttaatttcgtatattttttttccattgAAAACGCTATTTCCTATGACATTTTCAGATATTCTAACAATAATGTACCAACTCTCTCTTTCTTGCAATATTAAATGGCAATGGCCAGTAATTGCTTTTGAACACTCCATTCTCAATAGCATTTTCAGCTTGAATTAacattttctttattaaaaccttATTTTGATCCTCAGACTCAAATCTTAAACTTTCAAAATTATTTCAGATTAATTCagttattataatttatggAGAAAGAATCTACACTATTTCATTtctgaaaattataaaaagtaatatttttatgatatatattAAACTTTCACCAATGATTTATTTCAgattagatattattattattttaatgataaatcCATGGTCCAAAATGGAGGCTTGTCCCGTTGCAATTATTGAGtcatgtttttttctttttcaataatTATTGAGTCGTGATGAACGTTGAGAACAAAAATCTAATTCCCctttttacaatttaaattatttaaaatttttatgttatttgcaattactttta
The genomic region above belongs to Manihot esculenta cultivar AM560-2 chromosome 3, M.esculenta_v8, whole genome shotgun sequence and contains:
- the LOC110611915 gene encoding cytochrome P450 71D10; protein product: MGELQFTSLHVLFVFPFIFFFFFFFMAMKRRAKPSSQKLPPGPWKLPVIGNMHQLLDTLPHRSLARLAMKYGPLMHLKLGEVSTVVVSSPDIAKQILKTHDIDFAQRSSFLAPEIITYDCTDIVFSPYGGYWRQLRKICMVELLSTKRVQSFRWIREEEVENLIKAISSHEGSPINVSDLIFSLTYGMVSRAAFGKKYKDQEQFMKVIKKVFELASGFSVADMYPSIKLLQKATGLRPKLEKLHGIADRILGNIIKEHRNKNGNEMEEDTVDVLLKLQEHADLEFPISDKIIKTVILDLFSAGSDTSSATMEWAISEMLRNPRILRRAQTEVRYLFRDKGKVDEDGLHELKFLNCIIKETLRLHPPVPLIPRESRTNVEINGYHIPVKTKVTINAWAIGRDPKHWTEAEKFYPERFLDSSINYKGTDFEFIPFGSGRRICPGIAFAMANIELPLAQLLYHFDWKLPKGMKNEDLDMTEDYGLTSRRKRHLFVVPTSYHL